In the genome of Streptomyces sp. P3, the window CACCGCTTCACCGACCCCACCGACGGCGAGACCTACCTCTACACCCAACTGTTCATGGAAGACGTCCAACGCGTCTTCGCCGCCTTCGACCAGCCCGACCTCAAGTCGGTCTTCGAGCTCACCGTCCAAGCCCCCGAAGGCTGGACCGTCCTCGCCAACGGCATCACCGAACACCTCGGCGACGGCCGCTGGCGGGCCGCCCCCACCCCCCTGATCTCCACCTACCTCGTCGCCGTCGCCGCCGGACCCTGGCACTCCGTGCGCACCGAACACCGCGGACTCCCCTTCGGCCTCCACTGCCGCCGCTCCCTGGCCCCCTACCTCGACGCCGACGCCGACGAACTCCTCGACATCACACGCGCCTGCTACGACCGCTACCACGAGAAGTTCGAGGAGCCCTACCCCTTCGACTCCTACGACCAGGCGTTCGTCCCCGAGTTCAACGCCGGCGCCATGGAGAACCCCGGCCTCGTCACCTTCCGCGACGAATTCGTCTACCGCTCCGCCGTCACCGACACCGAACGCCAGACCCGCGCCATGGTCATCGCCCACGAGATGGCCCACATGTGGTTCGGCGACCTCGTCACCCTCCAATGGTGGGACGACATCTGGCTCAACGAGTCCTTCGCCGAATACATGGGCTACCAGACCCTCACCGAAGCCACCCGCTTCCACGGCACCTGGACCGAGTTCGGCGTCGTCCGCAAACCCTGGGGCTACGACGCCGACCAGCGCCCCTCCACCCACCCCGTCGCCCCCGAGGACGTCGACGACACCGCCTCCGCACTCCTCAACTTCGACGGCATCTCCTACGCCAAGGGCGCCTCCGCACTGCGCCAGCTCGTCACCTGGCTCGGCGAGAAGAACTTCCTCGCCGGCATCAACACCCACTTCGCCCGACACCGCTTCGCCAACGCCACCCTCGCCGACTTCATCGACTCCCTCGCCGCCCACACCGACCGCGACGTCCACGCCTGGGCCGACGCCTGGCTGCGCACCACCGGCGTGGACACCCTCGTCCCCACCGTCACCGGCTCCAACGGCGACCACACCCTGACCGTCGACCACCAGGGCAGCCGCCCCCACCGCGTCGGCGTCGGCCTCTACGACCTCGACCTCGCCGACGAGGACCGCCACCTCACCCTGCGCCGACGCCTCGAGATCGACATCCCGCAGAGCGCACCCGAACCCCTCGGCAAGCGCCCCGCCCTGCTCCTCCTCAACGACGCCGACCTCACCTACGCCAAGGTCCGCTTCGACCCCGGATCCTTCGACACCGTCCGCGCCCGCCTCAGCGGCCTGCCCGACCCCCTCACCCGGGCCGTCGTCTGGAACGCCCTGCGCGACGCCGTCCGCGACGGTGAACTCGCCCCCGCCGCCTACCTCGAGACCGCCCGCGCCCACCTCCCGCACGAGACCGACCTCGCCCTCGTCCAAGGCGTCCTCACCTTCGCCTCAGGCCAGGCCGCCGACCGCTACGCCACCCCCGAACAGCGCCCCGCCGCGCTCTCCGCGCTCTCCGCGCTCTGCCGCGACCTCATCCGCCGCACCGAGGACGGCGACCACCCCAGCCTGCGCCTCATCGCCGTACGCCACTTCATCGCCGTCGCCGCCCACCCCGAAACCATCGCCGCCTGGCTCGCCGACGGCACCGTCCCCGGCGGCCCCGAACTCGACCCCGACCTGCGCTGGCGCGTCCTCGCCCGGCTCGCGGTCCTCGGCGCCGTCGACGACGCCGACATCGCCGCCGAACTCGACCGCGACCCCTCCGCCACCGGCCGCGAAGGCGCCGCCCGCTGCCGCGCCGCCCTGCCCGACGCCGACGCCAAACGCACCGCCTGGGCCGCCATGTTCGAGGACGACGACCTCTCCAACTACCTCTTCACCGCCACCGCCCAGGGCTTCTGGCAGCCCGAACAGGCCGACCTCCTCGCCGACTACGTCCCACGCTTCTACCAGGACGCCGTCGCCCTCGCCGCCCGCCGCGGCCCCGCCATCGCGGACGCCGCCGGCCGCTGGGCCTTCCCCGGCCACGCCGTCGACCCCGACACCCTGCGGCTGGGCGAACAATGCCTCGCCGACGCCCACCCCATCCCGGCCCTGCGCCGCAAACTCGTCGACCAACTCGACGACCTCACACGCGCGTTGCGCGTACGCGAGGCCCACCAGGCCTGACACCCCGCGGCCACGGCCCGCCGCGAGGCCCCCCACACCCCAGGCCGGTGCGTGTGGGGGCCTCGCGGCGGGCCGCCGCAACTCAGGCCGAGCCCCCGACCCGGCCCGCCGCACCATCCCTTCGCACGGCCCCTTCACACGGCCCCGACCGCCGGGTGCCGACGACCCCGGCACCCGGAGAACACGGCCCCCCGCCACGGCGAAGCACAGCCGCCCGAGGAATCGTTCCCCCGGCACCCAACCCGGCCGAAGTACCCACTTTCGGGTTCCTGTCACCGGGCTTTCGGGCGCGTCGCCGTCCCACCCGACAAGCTGGACCTCCCCGCTGCGGGCATCCGCCCCCGGCCCCGGAGGAACCCCCGTGAGCATGCCGCCCCTCGCCTCAGGCCCCGAAGGCTCCGACGCCCTGCGCCCCCTGCTGGCGACCGTCCTCGACGCACTCGACGCCGGCGCCCGCTCACGCGGCGGGCCACTGCCCGAAGGCGGACCCCACACGGTGGCCGAACGCGTCCGCGAGGCCATCGGCGACCCGCTGCCCGAACACGGCGACCCCGACGCCCTGTACACCGTCGTCCGCACCCTCGCCGAAGGCGCCGCCGACCCCGCCCACCCCCTGTGCGCCGCCCACCTGCACTGCCCACCCCTCGCCGTCGCCACCGCCGCCGACCTCGCCGCCTCCACCCTCAACCCCTCCCTCGACTCCTGGGACCAGGCCCCCGCCGCCTCGGAACTGGAATCCCTGCTCACCCACGCCCTCGCCGCGGAGATCTACGGCCACACGAACCCCGCACCCCCCACAGGCTCCGCGCCCGCGCCCACCGGCCCCGGGTCACCGTCCGCCGACTCCGGGCCCGCGCCCGCCAGTCCCGGGTCACCGTCCGCCGACTCCGGGCCCGCGCCCACCGGCCCCATGACGCCGGCCACCCGCCCCCGGGCCGCCACCGCCCCCACGCTCCCCGCCGACGCCCTCGTCACCACCGGCGGCACCGAAGCCAACCACCTCGCCCTGCTCCTCGCCCGAGAAGCACACGGACCCGCCCTCCGGCTCGTCTGCGGCGCCAACGCCCACCACTCCCTGCCCCGCGCCGCCTGGCTCCTCGGCCTCCCCGAACCCGTCATCCTCCCCACCCCCACCGGCGTCCTCGACCCCGCCACCCTCCACCACACCCTCACCACCCGACCCGGCCCCCTCCTCGTCGCCGCCACCGCCGGCACCACCGACGCCGGACTCATCGACCCCCTCCCCGCCCTCGCCGCCCTCTGCCACGCCCACGGCGCCCGCCTCCACATCGACGCCGCCTACGGAGGAGGCCTCCTCTTCAGCGACCGGCGCCGCCCCCTCCTCACCGGCCTCGAAGCCGCCCACACCGTCACCCTCGACCTGCACAAACTCGGCTGGCAGCCCGTCGCCGCCGGACTCCTCGCCGTCCGCGACCCCCACGACCTCACCGCCCTCCACCACCACGCCGACTACCTCAACGCCGACGACGACACCGAAGCCGGACTCCCCGACCTCCTCGGCCGCTCCCTGCGCACCACCCGCCGCCCCGACGTACTCAAGATCGCCGTCACCCTCAAAACCCTCGGCCGCAGCGGCCTCGGCGCCCTCGTCGACCAGGTGTGCGACAACGCCCGGCAACTCGCCGACCTCGTCACCGCCCACCCCGGCCTCGAACTCCACGCCCCACCCACCCTCAGCACCGTCCTCCTCCGACCCGCACACGCCACCGACACCGCCGTCGCCGACATCCGCCGACGCCTCCTCACCCAAGGCCACGCCGTCCTCGGCCGGGCCCGCCTCGACGGCCGACTCTGGCTCAAGACCACCCTCCTCAACCCCCACACCCGACCCGCCGACCTCACCGCCCTCCTGCGACTGGTGGAAGGAAACACCCCCGCATGAACACGCCCCCACACCCCGACGCCGGCACCCCCCGCGACCTCGTCGGCATCGGCGTCGGCCCCAGCAACCTCTCCCTCGCCGCCCTCGCCCACCCCCTCGCCGAACTCGACGCCGTCTTCTACGAACAACGCCCCCGCTTCGACTGGCACCCCGGCCTCCTCATCGACGGCGCCCGCATCCAGGTCCCCTTCCTCGCCGACCTCGTCACCCTCGCCGACCCCACCAGCCCCTGGACCTTCCTCAACTACCTCAAAACCCACCACCGCCTCTACCCCTTCTACTTCGCCGAGCGCTTCCACATCCAGCGCGCCGAATACGACGCCTACTGCCGCTGGGTCGCCGACCAACTCCCCGGACTCCACTTCCGCCACCAGGTCGACTCCGTCCACTGGAACCCCGAACGCGACGTCTTCGAAGTCGACTTCACCCAACTCGACGCAGCCGGCGAAGCCGAAGCCCTCGGCCGCACCCACACCCGCAACGTCGTCCTCGGCATCGGCACCACCCCCCACATCCCCGACTCCCTGCGCCCCCTCGTCGACGCCCCCGGCGTCCCCGTCCTGCACACCGACGACTACCTCACCCACCGCGACACCCTCCTCACCGCCGGCCACATCACCGTCGTCGGATCAGGACAGTCCGGCGCCGAAGTCTTCCTCGACCTCCTCCGCCACCGCCCCGCCGGCCGCGAACGCCTCCACTGGATCGGCCGCACCGAAGCGTTCACCCCCATGGAGTACTCCAAACTCGGCCTCGAACACTTCACCCCCGACTACACCCGCTACTTCCACGCCCTCCCCGAAAACGTCCGCGACCGCCTGCTCGCCGGCCAATGGCAACTCCACAAAGGCATCGACGCCGACACCCTCGCCGCCATCCACGACGAGCTCTACCGCCGCACCCTCCAAGGCGGCTGGCCCGACGCCGTCCTCACCCCCGGCGTGACCGTCCGCACCGCCGGCCGCATCTCCACCACCCAGATCGAACTCCAC includes:
- the pepN gene encoding aminopeptidase N codes for the protein MSVLTRDEAQNRAKLIDVLRYTIELDLTTGDETFESSTVIRFAARTHGDTFVEIRPAALHSVTLDGEPVDPDTLDDNRLPLTGLTAGEHELRVRAGMRYSRTGEGMHRFTDPTDGETYLYTQLFMEDVQRVFAAFDQPDLKSVFELTVQAPEGWTVLANGITEHLGDGRWRAAPTPLISTYLVAVAAGPWHSVRTEHRGLPFGLHCRRSLAPYLDADADELLDITRACYDRYHEKFEEPYPFDSYDQAFVPEFNAGAMENPGLVTFRDEFVYRSAVTDTERQTRAMVIAHEMAHMWFGDLVTLQWWDDIWLNESFAEYMGYQTLTEATRFHGTWTEFGVVRKPWGYDADQRPSTHPVAPEDVDDTASALLNFDGISYAKGASALRQLVTWLGEKNFLAGINTHFARHRFANATLADFIDSLAAHTDRDVHAWADAWLRTTGVDTLVPTVTGSNGDHTLTVDHQGSRPHRVGVGLYDLDLADEDRHLTLRRRLEIDIPQSAPEPLGKRPALLLLNDADLTYAKVRFDPGSFDTVRARLSGLPDPLTRAVVWNALRDAVRDGELAPAAYLETARAHLPHETDLALVQGVLTFASGQAADRYATPEQRPAALSALSALCRDLIRRTEDGDHPSLRLIAVRHFIAVAAHPETIAAWLADGTVPGGPELDPDLRWRVLARLAVLGAVDDADIAAELDRDPSATGREGAARCRAALPDADAKRTAWAAMFEDDDLSNYLFTATAQGFWQPEQADLLADYVPRFYQDAVALAARRGPAIADAAGRWAFPGHAVDPDTLRLGEQCLADAHPIPALRRKLVDQLDDLTRALRVREAHQA
- a CDS encoding aminotransferase class V-fold PLP-dependent enzyme, whose protein sequence is MSMPPLASGPEGSDALRPLLATVLDALDAGARSRGGPLPEGGPHTVAERVREAIGDPLPEHGDPDALYTVVRTLAEGAADPAHPLCAAHLHCPPLAVATAADLAASTLNPSLDSWDQAPAASELESLLTHALAAEIYGHTNPAPPTGSAPAPTGPGSPSADSGPAPASPGSPSADSGPAPTGPMTPATRPRAATAPTLPADALVTTGGTEANHLALLLAREAHGPALRLVCGANAHHSLPRAAWLLGLPEPVILPTPTGVLDPATLHHTLTTRPGPLLVAATAGTTDAGLIDPLPALAALCHAHGARLHIDAAYGGGLLFSDRRRPLLTGLEAAHTVTLDLHKLGWQPVAAGLLAVRDPHDLTALHHHADYLNADDDTEAGLPDLLGRSLRTTRRPDVLKIAVTLKTLGRSGLGALVDQVCDNARQLADLVTAHPGLELHAPPTLSTVLLRPAHATDTAVADIRRRLLTQGHAVLGRARLDGRLWLKTTLLNPHTRPADLTALLRLVEGNTPA
- a CDS encoding lysine N(6)-hydroxylase/L-ornithine N(5)-oxygenase family protein, whose amino-acid sequence is MNTPPHPDAGTPRDLVGIGVGPSNLSLAALAHPLAELDAVFYEQRPRFDWHPGLLIDGARIQVPFLADLVTLADPTSPWTFLNYLKTHHRLYPFYFAERFHIQRAEYDAYCRWVADQLPGLHFRHQVDSVHWNPERDVFEVDFTQLDAAGEAEALGRTHTRNVVLGIGTTPHIPDSLRPLVDAPGVPVLHTDDYLTHRDTLLTAGHITVVGSGQSGAEVFLDLLRHRPAGRERLHWIGRTEAFTPMEYSKLGLEHFTPDYTRYFHALPENVRDRLLAGQWQLHKGIDADTLAAIHDELYRRTLQGGWPDAVLTPGVTVRTAGRISTTQIELHLEHTQQNIRSRLTTDAVVLATGHREHTLDRILAGLDPYIRRDNSERPRIDAHFRLVLDPSITATGCNVHVQNAERHTHGVGAPDLGLAAWRSATILNALTEKETYPLPTRTAFTTFGLGQPQPQPEPRVPTARQAPTLTPLVDLR